Proteins encoded in a region of the Diospyros lotus cultivar Yz01 chromosome 9, ASM1463336v1, whole genome shotgun sequence genome:
- the LOC127810376 gene encoding CBL-interacting serine/threonine-protein kinase 23-like isoform X1 produces MASRSSASGGKTVGRYELGRTLGQGTFAKVKFAKNTETGENVAIKILDKEKVLKHKMAGQLKREISTMKLIRHPNVIRMYEVMASKTKIYIVLEFVTGGELFSKIASKVRLKEDEARKYFQQLINAVDYCHRRGIFHRDLKPENLLLDANGVIKVSDFGLSALPQQVREDGLLHTTCGTPNYVAPEVIKNKGYDGAKADLWSCGVILFVLLAGYLPFEDSNLMTLYKKVFKADFSCPPWFSSGVKKLIKRILDPNPLTRITIAEVIENEWFKKGYRPPTFEEADVSLDDVDAIFSESGDSQNFVVERKEERPAMPVAMNAFELISKSQGLNLRSLFEKQTGLVRRETRFASKCPANEIISKIEEAAARMGFDVKKNNYKLKLQGEKAGLKGHLAVATEIFEMAPSLCMVELHKTGGDTFEFHVFYKNLTTSLKDVAWKTGDEAQAESSAGEGDP; encoded by the exons atgGCTTCTCGTTCATCCGCCAGCGGCGGCAAGACGGTGGGGAGGTATGAGCTGGGAAGGACGCTGGGGCAGGGAACGTTTGCAAAGGTGAAGTTTGCTAAGAACACAGAGACCGGAGAGAATGTGGCTATAAAGATTCTGGACAAAGAGAAAGTTCTCAAGCACAAGATGGCTGGTCAG CTTAAACGTGAAATTTCGACCATGAAATTAATCAGACACCCAAATGTCATCCGTATGTATGAG GTTATGGCTAGCAAGACAAAGATATACATTGTGTTGGAATTTGTGACCGGGGGGGAACTCTTCAGCAAAATT GCTAGTAAGGTGAGACTTAAAGaagatgaagcaaggaagtatTTCCAGCAGCTTATAAATGCGGTGGATTACTGCCACAGGAGAGGCATTTTCCATAGGGACTTGAAG CCTGAGAATCTGCTATTGGATGCAAATGGAGTTATTAAAGTTTCAGATTTTGGATTAAGTGCTTTACCTCAACAAGTTCGC GAAGATGGGTTACTACATACAACCTGTGGTACGCCAAACTATGTTGCTCCTGAG GTGATCAAGAACAAAGGCTATGATGGAGCTAAGGCAGATTTGTGGTCTTGTGGTGTAATCCTTTTTGTCCTTTTGGCGGGTTACCTGCCTTTTGAAGACTCCAATCTCATGACATTGTACAAAAAG GTTTTCAAGGCTGACTTCTCATGTCCCCCATGGTTTTCCTCGGGTGTGAAGAAACTAATCAAAAGAATCCTAGATCCCAATCCCTTGACA CGCATTACAATTGCTGAGGTAATTGAGAATGAATGGTTTAAGAAGGGATATCGGCCTCCCACATTTGAAGAGGCAGATGTTAGTCTTGATGATGTGGATGCTATTTTCAGCGAATCAGGG GACTCACAAAATTTTGTTGTGGAGAGGAAGGAAGAACGACCTGCAATGCCTGTGGCTATGAATGCTTTCGAGCTCATCTCAAAATCACAGGGTCTCAACCTCAGATCTCTTTTTGAAAAGCAAACG GGGCTTGTTAGACGGGAAACAAGGTTTGCATCCAAATGTCCTGCTAATGAGATCATCTCAAAAATTGAGGAAGCTGCTGCTCGAATGGGTTTTGATGTaaagaaaaacaattacaaG CTGAAGCTTCAAGGAGAGAAAGCCGGGCTCAAGGGTCACTTAGCGGTTGCAACAGAG ATATTCGAGATGGCTCCTTCACTTTGCATGGTTGAGCTACACAAGACTGGAGGAGACACCTTTGAATTTCATGTG TTCTACAAGAACCTGACAACCAGCTTGAAAGATGTTGCCTGGAAAACAGGAGATGAAGCACAAGCGGAATCAAGTGCCG
- the LOC127810376 gene encoding CBL-interacting serine/threonine-protein kinase 23-like isoform X2: MASRSSASGGKTVGRYELGRTLGQGTFAKVKFAKNTETGENVAIKILDKEKVLKHKMAGQVMASKTKIYIVLEFVTGGELFSKIASKVRLKEDEARKYFQQLINAVDYCHRRGIFHRDLKPENLLLDANGVIKVSDFGLSALPQQVREDGLLHTTCGTPNYVAPEVIKNKGYDGAKADLWSCGVILFVLLAGYLPFEDSNLMTLYKKVFKADFSCPPWFSSGVKKLIKRILDPNPLTRITIAEVIENEWFKKGYRPPTFEEADVSLDDVDAIFSESGDSQNFVVERKEERPAMPVAMNAFELISKSQGLNLRSLFEKQTGLVRRETRFASKCPANEIISKIEEAAARMGFDVKKNNYKLKLQGEKAGLKGHLAVATEIFEMAPSLCMVELHKTGGDTFEFHVFYKNLTTSLKDVAWKTGDEAQAESSAGEGDP; this comes from the exons atgGCTTCTCGTTCATCCGCCAGCGGCGGCAAGACGGTGGGGAGGTATGAGCTGGGAAGGACGCTGGGGCAGGGAACGTTTGCAAAGGTGAAGTTTGCTAAGAACACAGAGACCGGAGAGAATGTGGCTATAAAGATTCTGGACAAAGAGAAAGTTCTCAAGCACAAGATGGCTGGTCAG GTTATGGCTAGCAAGACAAAGATATACATTGTGTTGGAATTTGTGACCGGGGGGGAACTCTTCAGCAAAATT GCTAGTAAGGTGAGACTTAAAGaagatgaagcaaggaagtatTTCCAGCAGCTTATAAATGCGGTGGATTACTGCCACAGGAGAGGCATTTTCCATAGGGACTTGAAG CCTGAGAATCTGCTATTGGATGCAAATGGAGTTATTAAAGTTTCAGATTTTGGATTAAGTGCTTTACCTCAACAAGTTCGC GAAGATGGGTTACTACATACAACCTGTGGTACGCCAAACTATGTTGCTCCTGAG GTGATCAAGAACAAAGGCTATGATGGAGCTAAGGCAGATTTGTGGTCTTGTGGTGTAATCCTTTTTGTCCTTTTGGCGGGTTACCTGCCTTTTGAAGACTCCAATCTCATGACATTGTACAAAAAG GTTTTCAAGGCTGACTTCTCATGTCCCCCATGGTTTTCCTCGGGTGTGAAGAAACTAATCAAAAGAATCCTAGATCCCAATCCCTTGACA CGCATTACAATTGCTGAGGTAATTGAGAATGAATGGTTTAAGAAGGGATATCGGCCTCCCACATTTGAAGAGGCAGATGTTAGTCTTGATGATGTGGATGCTATTTTCAGCGAATCAGGG GACTCACAAAATTTTGTTGTGGAGAGGAAGGAAGAACGACCTGCAATGCCTGTGGCTATGAATGCTTTCGAGCTCATCTCAAAATCACAGGGTCTCAACCTCAGATCTCTTTTTGAAAAGCAAACG GGGCTTGTTAGACGGGAAACAAGGTTTGCATCCAAATGTCCTGCTAATGAGATCATCTCAAAAATTGAGGAAGCTGCTGCTCGAATGGGTTTTGATGTaaagaaaaacaattacaaG CTGAAGCTTCAAGGAGAGAAAGCCGGGCTCAAGGGTCACTTAGCGGTTGCAACAGAG ATATTCGAGATGGCTCCTTCACTTTGCATGGTTGAGCTACACAAGACTGGAGGAGACACCTTTGAATTTCATGTG TTCTACAAGAACCTGACAACCAGCTTGAAAGATGTTGCCTGGAAAACAGGAGATGAAGCACAAGCGGAATCAAGTGCCG
- the LOC127810376 gene encoding CBL-interacting serine/threonine-protein kinase 23-like isoform X3 gives MASKTKIYIVLEFVTGGELFSKIASKVRLKEDEARKYFQQLINAVDYCHRRGIFHRDLKPENLLLDANGVIKVSDFGLSALPQQVREDGLLHTTCGTPNYVAPEVIKNKGYDGAKADLWSCGVILFVLLAGYLPFEDSNLMTLYKKVFKADFSCPPWFSSGVKKLIKRILDPNPLTRITIAEVIENEWFKKGYRPPTFEEADVSLDDVDAIFSESGDSQNFVVERKEERPAMPVAMNAFELISKSQGLNLRSLFEKQTGLVRRETRFASKCPANEIISKIEEAAARMGFDVKKNNYKLKLQGEKAGLKGHLAVATEIFEMAPSLCMVELHKTGGDTFEFHVFYKNLTTSLKDVAWKTGDEAQAESSAGEGDP, from the exons ATGGCTAGCAAGACAAAGATATACATTGTGTTGGAATTTGTGACCGGGGGGGAACTCTTCAGCAAAATT GCTAGTAAGGTGAGACTTAAAGaagatgaagcaaggaagtatTTCCAGCAGCTTATAAATGCGGTGGATTACTGCCACAGGAGAGGCATTTTCCATAGGGACTTGAAG CCTGAGAATCTGCTATTGGATGCAAATGGAGTTATTAAAGTTTCAGATTTTGGATTAAGTGCTTTACCTCAACAAGTTCGC GAAGATGGGTTACTACATACAACCTGTGGTACGCCAAACTATGTTGCTCCTGAG GTGATCAAGAACAAAGGCTATGATGGAGCTAAGGCAGATTTGTGGTCTTGTGGTGTAATCCTTTTTGTCCTTTTGGCGGGTTACCTGCCTTTTGAAGACTCCAATCTCATGACATTGTACAAAAAG GTTTTCAAGGCTGACTTCTCATGTCCCCCATGGTTTTCCTCGGGTGTGAAGAAACTAATCAAAAGAATCCTAGATCCCAATCCCTTGACA CGCATTACAATTGCTGAGGTAATTGAGAATGAATGGTTTAAGAAGGGATATCGGCCTCCCACATTTGAAGAGGCAGATGTTAGTCTTGATGATGTGGATGCTATTTTCAGCGAATCAGGG GACTCACAAAATTTTGTTGTGGAGAGGAAGGAAGAACGACCTGCAATGCCTGTGGCTATGAATGCTTTCGAGCTCATCTCAAAATCACAGGGTCTCAACCTCAGATCTCTTTTTGAAAAGCAAACG GGGCTTGTTAGACGGGAAACAAGGTTTGCATCCAAATGTCCTGCTAATGAGATCATCTCAAAAATTGAGGAAGCTGCTGCTCGAATGGGTTTTGATGTaaagaaaaacaattacaaG CTGAAGCTTCAAGGAGAGAAAGCCGGGCTCAAGGGTCACTTAGCGGTTGCAACAGAG ATATTCGAGATGGCTCCTTCACTTTGCATGGTTGAGCTACACAAGACTGGAGGAGACACCTTTGAATTTCATGTG TTCTACAAGAACCTGACAACCAGCTTGAAAGATGTTGCCTGGAAAACAGGAGATGAAGCACAAGCGGAATCAAGTGCCG
- the LOC127810383 gene encoding small polypeptide DEVIL 4-like, with product MKEGMCMGMEGGWKKRMSSRSGSSSSSKGVGRIVKQQRAKLYIIRRCVVMLLCWHDCS from the coding sequence ATGAAAGAAGGGATGTGCATGGGCATGGAAGGGGGTTGGAAGAAAAGGATGAGCAGTAGAagcggcagcagcagcagcagcaaaggGGTGGGGAGGATAGTGAAGCAGCAAAGAGCGAAGCTTTACATTATCAGGAGATGCGTCGTCATGCTTCTCTGTTGGCATGACTGCTCATGA